AAGCACCATCGATGCGGTGGCTATTTCTCTAAAATTAAAATGAAATTCCATACTTTTTTAAATTCTTTGCAAATTTACGGTTTAATTCAACTTTTAGATGTTTTAACGTGAAATATAATTTGTTGAGGTATCTTTGCGCTTCTTAAATCTATGTATGTTTCAAATTGGTAAAGCCTTAGTTTCAGAAGAAATTATTGAGAAAGAATTTGTCTGTAATCTGTCTGCTTGTAAAGGCGCATGTTGTGTAGACGGTGATGCAGGAGCCCCTTTAGAGGAGAAAGAAACCGAAATATTAGTTGATATTTATCAGAAGGTAAAGCCCTTTTTAAGAGCTGAAGGCATTGCCGTTATTGAAGACGAAGGTGCTTTTGTAAAGGGTGAAGATGGCGAATGGGAAACTCCCTTGGTTAACGGTAGTGAATGTGCCTATGTTGTTTTTTCGGAAGACGGCATTACAAAATGTGGCTTAGAGGAAGCCTATAATGCGGGCGCCACCAAATTCAGAAAACCAGTTTCATGTCATTTATACCCTATCAGAATTCGAGAGTATTCAGAATTTGTTGCGGTAAATTATCACAAATGGGAGATTTGTGACGCTGCTTGTTCTTTAGGATCAGCATTAGAAGTACCCATTTATAAGTTTGTAAAGGAAGCTTTAATCAGAAAGTTTGGTAAAAAGTGGTACGCAGAATTAGAGGAGGTTGCTCAAAATTTAGCTAAATAGTGGGGATAAGAACAACTACTTTAGTACCAATAGCTAGGTTGTTTTCGTCATATAAATCAATAATCGTAACATCATAAGAATTTTGATAGTCCTTTGAAAAATTTTCCAAACGTTCTTTGGTGATCGTAATACCAATAGAGTTTCGTTTCAAAACCTTATTTTCTTTTATCACTTCTGAAGCATCTCGGCCAATGCCATTATCCGTAATAGAAATTGCGATTAGATAATTGTCCTGATTCTGAATATCAATTGTTATTTGTTTTTCACCTTCTTTTGACGATAGTCCATGCCAAATAGAATTTTCTAAAAACGGTTGTAATATAAGGGAGGGAATTTTTATAGCATCTACATCTAAGCCCTCTTGAATATTTATTGTAAACCCTATTTCATTCGAGAATCTAATGTTTTCAATATTCATGTAGAGTTCTGCCGTTTCTAACTCTTCTGCTAGTGTTATTTCTTTTAGTGAAGAAGCTTCTAATATTTTACGGACTAATTTTGAAAACTTATTGAGGTAATAAACAGCATTTTTCTTTTCATTATTAATGATGTATAATTTGATGGAGTTTAATGAATTAAAAATAAAATGAGGATTCATTTGGCTTCTTAACATGCTTTGCTCCAAAGTCAGTAATTTTTTGTCATTTTTTAATTGGTATTGCTTGTAAAGTATGTATAAAATAATGACAGATAAGGCTAACAACAAAGCACTGATAAGTAGGGTGTTTTCTTTTTTTTTGAGTTTTAATTGAATTAATTCGTTTTGTCGTGCGAGTGTTTCAATTTGATTGTTTTTTTTCTCTGAGTCGTATTTAAAAATAATATCCTGTACGTAGCGAATGTTGGTTTCATTATTGATGCCGTCCTCAATAGATTTATAGGTCTTAAAAGATTGTAGTGCTTGATCAAATTTGTTTTGTTTGCTATACAATTCTGATAGAAATTCGTGTCCTAAAGCCTGAGAAAGATGCAAATCGTGCTTTTTTGCTAATAGGATACCCTCCAGTAAATTTGTTTCAGCTAATTCAAAATTACCGAGCTTTATATAGGCCCAACCCATATTAATATAAACAGAAGTGGTTATAAACTTATCACTAATAGCAATAGCTTTTTTTAAAGTAGGGTTGAGAATTCGCAAGGCTTCGTTGAGTCTATTTTGCTTGATGTAAATTTTTGCAATACTATTATTACAAATAACACGACCCCTGTCACTATTTATTTCTTCATTAAGAGCTAGCGACTTACGGTAGTAGTTAAGCGCAAGTTTTAGGTCGTTCAGCTCCTCGTAACATTCTCCTAAATTTTGGTTATTTATGGCCAAGCCCAAGGTGTTATTGAGTTCTTTTTCTAGCAGTAAGGATTTTTTATAGGTTTCAATGGCAACGGGGTATTGTTTTAAACTTTGATAAATATTTCCAATGCCGTTTAAAGAAACATTAATACTTCTTCTTAGGCCCTTGCTCGGATTTTTGACACCCTCGGCTAAAGCTAATGCTTCTTGGGCATAGTCTAATGCAGTTTTAATAGCATCCATGCGTCTGTAAACCACACTGAGCATATTAAGACTATAGACTTTTAATTCTAAATTATCAGCCTTTTTAGCGAGCTCTAAGGCTTGTTTATGAAGGTTGATGGCTTTAGCATAACTAGAGGTATTTCTATGCCAAGTACCCAGTTGATTTAAAGCATAGGATTGTCCATTAAAATATTTTTTGGCAGCAGCTTCATTGTTAAAATGCCGCATTAAAATAGTATCATACCGAGACGGCTTTAGAATGGAGTCAATATCGGTATAGGTTTTTGGTGCTGCCTTTATTAAACTATCCGCAGTTTTTTTAAATTTTAAAGGAATAGTTTGTGAAAAAGAAAAACCACTAAGCAGAAAAAAAAATGCCAGACATATAGCATTTAGATAAACAGCCCTAAAAGAGGTAAAGCCGTTGAAAATTTCTTCTTTTTTACACATAAACGAATTTAAAGTAAGTCTAAAAAGTCAGATTTTTTTTGACGAGAAACTGGGATTTTATGATTAGACTCTAATACAACATACCCATCGGTTTTTAAGAATTCTTTAATTTTGTTGAGGTTGATAATATAGGAATTATGAATTCTAAAAAAGGTTTCCTGGGGTAAAATTTCATTTACTTCTTTTAGTTTTTTGGTCAGTACAATTTTATGTCCGTCGCTAAGAAATATAGTGGTATAGTTGCCGTCTGATTCTGCATATAAAATTTGATCACAACTTAAAAACACTAATTTCCCATCTGTGTTTAGGGTTATTTTTTTTTGGATCGCATTGGCATTAAAATTTAAAAGAATTTTTTCTAATTTATCTGCAGAATAGTTCCTGGCATTGTATTTTTTGATTTTTACAATGGTATCATGTAAATCGTCAGAATCAATAGGTTTTAAAAGATAATCTATAGCTTCATTCTTTAAAGCTTTAATGGCGTATTGATTATAAGCAGTGGTAATGACTATTGGAAATTCTTTATTTTTTAGTTTTTGAATAAACTGAAAACCGTCCATGGTAGGCATTTCAATATCTAAAAAAAGACAATCAGGTGTGTTTTCGCTTTTATTTAAATGGGCTAAAGCTTCTAAAGGGTTCGTAAAAGACGCCACAACTTTTATCTCGTCACTAAAATTAGTGAGTTCCCAAGATAAACTTTGGAGTGCTTTTATTTCATCATCTACAATTACAGCTTCTAACATAAGTACCTTAAATGTAATCAAAAATAATTGTTATTGCTTGGGCCATAGCTCAATTTGTATCAATGGTTATAAATTAAGTACAATCGGACTTTAATCGTAAAATTAATTTCAATTTGTTTATAAACTGAACAAAAAGGCTAGGATTATGTCTATTTTTTTCAAATACCAATTATACACTTTTGATCACCATTGGCACAATCCTCAACTGAATGACCTATTAAAATTTATAATTTAGTTTCGGAAAATTAATAGGCCCCTGTTTAACTAGACATCAATTAAGTACAGGTAGATCATTAAACGCAACGAAAGCAGAATTTAGGAACATAATTAAATAATGGGTTATGCAAAAATCATTTATTCTATTTATTATATTAATCATAGTCATTACCATAGCCGCAATTGTAGAAAATAATAGTAATAGGAACGGCGAGGCCCCTTTAATTGCGCATACAACGCTAAAGAACTAGTAGCTTAATAAATTTTTTATGATGTATCTTAAACATTTTGGTTTGAACATTTTTACAGGCTTCTTTCTAATTTTATTATGTACTTCATATTTGCCAAAAGAAGGCGTCATTGATTATGAAATACAATCAAAGCAAATGAATGTAAGCGGGAGCTTTAATCATGAGGTATTAGGTGATTTATCTTTTAGTGAATCAACAGAAGTTAATACCAAAGGAGTTCCCTACGTAAGTTTAACTTTAAAATTAGAAAATGAATCTGAAAATAAGGTAGCTATTTTAATTTCAGAAGAAAACACCAATGAGCCTATAAATGAAGGTAGTTACCATATTGCTACTGATACCTCTAAATCTCAACACTATTCCAATGGAGTTTTCGCTTATTATAATAATATCGCGTCCAATGAATTGCCTTTTTTTACAGAAAAAGGATTGGTGGTCATTACCAATAGATCAAACAAGCTAGTTGAAGGATACTTAAATCTTGACTTAAGAAACGTTCAAGACAAAAAAATTACTGTATCTGGAAAATTTAGAGCAACTAAAAAATTACATTAAGGTACTATTTTGCACCCTAAAACTGTCAAACCAAAAACAAGTATAAAGAAACTTATGAATAACTAGTTTAGTGCTATTATAACCAAAAACCAATAATCATAATTATTGAATATTGTTAGGTTTTTAGGTTTCGGGGGGAACTTCCTAAACCAACTAATTCAGTAATAGATTTAGGTAAATTATAGCTCTTTAGATTCGTGTGGTTTGGCAGTGTGCAAAATAAAATTAATAGTTGAGTGGAAGACAAGAATACACGTTTACCAAATATTAGGTATTAAAATGATACTTCTTTACATAGGGTTTTAGTACAGCTAAGGATAGATAGGCGATAACGTACAAGGACAAAATGATATAATGATTCTCCATTACTTCTTAATTTTCATAATTGCTATCTCATATACGTTATAACTACAGCGCGCAGATGATTAAGAAAAAGTTAAATTTTTTACTCAAAAAAAACCTTCGAGTATACGTTGATACTCAAAGGTTTTTTAGTGGTACCACAACACAGATTGCAGTACTTTTTTCACCACTACATTCGGTTTAAATAGCCCAAGCTTTT
The sequence above is drawn from the Cellulophaga sp. Hel_I_12 genome and encodes:
- a CDS encoding DUF3109 family protein; the encoded protein is MFQIGKALVSEEIIEKEFVCNLSACKGACCVDGDAGAPLEEKETEILVDIYQKVKPFLRAEGIAVIEDEGAFVKGEDGEWETPLVNGSECAYVVFSEDGITKCGLEEAYNAGATKFRKPVSCHLYPIRIREYSEFVAVNYHKWEICDAACSLGSALEVPIYKFVKEALIRKFGKKWYAELEEVAQNLAK
- a CDS encoding tetratricopeptide repeat protein → MCKKEEIFNGFTSFRAVYLNAICLAFFFLLSGFSFSQTIPLKFKKTADSLIKAAPKTYTDIDSILKPSRYDTILMRHFNNEAAAKKYFNGQSYALNQLGTWHRNTSSYAKAINLHKQALELAKKADNLELKVYSLNMLSVVYRRMDAIKTALDYAQEALALAEGVKNPSKGLRRSINVSLNGIGNIYQSLKQYPVAIETYKKSLLLEKELNNTLGLAINNQNLGECYEELNDLKLALNYYRKSLALNEEINSDRGRVICNNSIAKIYIKQNRLNEALRILNPTLKKAIAISDKFITTSVYINMGWAYIKLGNFELAETNLLEGILLAKKHDLHLSQALGHEFLSELYSKQNKFDQALQSFKTYKSIEDGINNETNIRYVQDIIFKYDSEKKNNQIETLARQNELIQLKLKKKENTLLISALLLALSVIILYILYKQYQLKNDKKLLTLEQSMLRSQMNPHFIFNSLNSIKLYIINNEKKNAVYYLNKFSKLVRKILEASSLKEITLAEELETAELYMNIENIRFSNEIGFTINIQEGLDVDAIKIPSLILQPFLENSIWHGLSSKEGEKQITIDIQNQDNYLIAISITDNGIGRDASEVIKENKVLKRNSIGITITKERLENFSKDYQNSYDVTIIDLYDENNLAIGTKVVVLIPTI
- a CDS encoding LytTR family DNA-binding domain-containing protein; its protein translation is MLEAVIVDDEIKALQSLSWELTNFSDEIKVVASFTNPLEALAHLNKSENTPDCLFLDIEMPTMDGFQFIQKLKNKEFPIVITTAYNQYAIKALKNEAIDYLLKPIDSDDLHDTIVKIKKYNARNYSADKLEKILLNFNANAIQKKITLNTDGKLVFLSCDQILYAESDGNYTTIFLSDGHKIVLTKKLKEVNEILPQETFFRIHNSYIINLNKIKEFLKTDGYVVLESNHKIPVSRQKKSDFLDLL